Part of the Paenibacillus terrae HPL-003 genome is shown below.
AGAGAGGTTTGTTAAAAGACTATAGGGAGTTAAGGTGGGAGGAGGCTTCGCGGGCCATTTGATCTTCCGATCGCTGTTGCAGGGGGATTCTTGGATTATTTAAATTATTCAACGGTAAGAATCCCCCTGCAAAGGCGAACGCTGTCGCTTCTTCAGATTCAAATGGTCCGCTTCGCTCACTGCCCGCCTTAAAGTCCCCTCAAATCTCTAACATGTGTGGAGTAAGGGGAAAAGAAGTACAATACTCACCGCTTTGCGTGGTGAGTATACATAAACAGGGCCTTGAATCACCTGTACGGGTGATTCAAGGCCCTGTTCGTTCTCCGACTACTCCCTCACCATCGGCGTGGGGATTCACTCGTGCTAGCTTTAAGCACGGCGCAGCGGAGGGGGCGGAATGGTGCTGGACAAGCGTAAGCGGTCGCTTTTGTCCCCGGATTTCCCCCTAAACCCAGGCTTCATTCCAGAAATCCGGGGGCGGTGGCGATGGTAAGCACCATCCGCCCCCGCAGCGGCCTTTAAAGCTCAAACCTGAATCCATGGGCCGCTCTCTTATTTTAGATGCATTTTGAATTGCAGGAACAATTCATTGTAATGAGCCAGCATACGCTTGCCGAGGTTGTTGTAGACCTCCAGCTTATCTGTAATCTCAGATGGAGGATAGAAGCGCTCGTCACCGGATATATCCTCGGGCAACAGCTTCTTCCCATCCTCGTTAGGTGTGGAATAGCCTACAAATTCGGCATTTTGGGCGGCTACATCGGGCTGCATCATAAAATTGATGAACTTATGGGCCGCGTCCACATGGGTAGCTGTTTTCGGAATAACCATGTTATCAAACCACAGGTTGGAGCCTTCATCCGGCACGATGTAATCCAGCTTGTCGTTCTCATCCATGATTTCGGACGCATCGCCGGACCACACAACCCCGGCAGCAGCTTCTTCGTTTGCCAGCAGCATTTTAATCTCGTCACCGACAACAGCTTTAACATTGGGCGCTAACTTCTCCAGCTTGGCTAATGCTTGCTGCAAATGCGCCTCATTCGTATCGTTCAAGGAATAGTGAAGGCTGTTCAGCGACATACCCACGACTTCCCTCGCACCATCGACCAGCAGGAGATTGTTACGCAGCTTCGGATTCCACAGACCATCCCAGCTATGAAAATCAATGCCTTTCGTTAGCTCCGGGTTGAACACAATCCCAACCGTACCCCAAAAATACGGCACAGAGTATTGGTTTTTCGGGTCAAACGAAAGGTTCAGAAAATGAGCATCCACATGCTTTAAATTCGGCAGCTTGTTGTGATCCAGCGGAAGCAAAAGGTGCTCCTGCTTCATTTTAGCCAGAGCATACTCCGAAGGAACCGCTACATCAAACGATGTTCCTCCCTGCTCAATTTTCGTCAGCATCGCCTCATTGGAGTCAAACGTCTGATAAATGACGGTAATCCCCGTCTCCTTCTGGAACCTTTCCAGCAGATCAGGGTCGATATAATCTCCCCAGTTGTAGACCGTTAGCGTATTGCCACCGGAATAGCCTTGACTGGAATTGAGCCATGCCGCCACCCCCATCAAACCGAACGAGATGATAAAAATCGACAGAAACACGCGCACAAGCGACTTCATCTAGGTACCCCCATTTCCGCCGCAGGCTCCTTTTTCCCATTCCGGTTGGCCTTGCGCATAATAAAGTAGTAACCCACCACCAACAGCACGGTAAACAGGAAAATGAGCGTGGACAGCGCATTAATGGACAGGGAAACCCCTTGGCGGGCACGCGAGTAAATTTCCACCGATAAGGTCGAATAGCCGCTGCCTGTCACAAAAAAGGTCACCGCAAAATCGTCCAGCGAGTACGTTAACGCCATAAAGAAGCCCGCGTAAATCCCCGGCTTGATAAAAGGTAAAATGACCTTGGTCAGCACATCCATCCGGCTGGCACCCAAATCCCGGGCCGCATCCACCAGAGATGGACTCATTTCCTGAAGTCGCGGCAAAATCATAATGACCGCAATCGGCACACTAAATGCAACATGGGACAGCAACACCGAGTAAAAACCCAGCTTGATCCCGACCATCGTGAACAAAATGAGGAAGGATGCGCCAATAATGACATCCGGGTTCACGATCAACACATTGTTGAGCGACAAGAGTGTATTTCTGACCCGACGGTTCTGCATCTGGTGAATAGCCAAAGCTCCCATGATGCCAATAATCGTGGCCAGCGCAGACGATAGCAATGCAATGACCAAGGTGTTTATGACAATGATGATCAAGCGGGTGTCAGCAAACACCTCTTTGTAGTATTGGAGCGTAAACCCTTCAAATTGATGCATCGTCCCACCACTATTGAACGAATAATACATCAAGTACAAAATAGGTGCATACAACACAAGAAAGACAAGCACCAAATAAATATTCCCGAATCGGTTTTTATTTGCCATGCCGCACCCTCCGTTTCGTACCCGAGGTAATCAGCATAATGATTGCCATCGCCAAAATCAGGAACACCGCAACCGTAGAGCCCATACCCCAATCCTGTGTGACCAGAAAATGCTGCTCAATCGCCGTTCCCAGTGTAATAACACGGTTGCCCGCAATCAGACGGGTAATCATAAATAGCGACAGCGCCGGAATGAATACCGCCATACACCCGGATCGCACACCAGATAGCGTTAATGGGAAAATAACCCGGCGAAACGCCGTCCACTTGGAAGCGCCCAGATCACGCGCGGCGTCCAGCAGTGAAGGGTTCAACCCTTCCAGCGCGTTGTAGATGGGCAAGATCATAAACGGGACAAAAATATAAACCGATACAAACACAAAGCTGGAGCTGGTAAACAATAATTGCTGACCACCCAATCCAACCAAGCTCAACACAGCATTCACCGGACCATAAGTACCAAAAATCCCGATAAAAGCATATGTTTTAAGCAGTAAGTTAATCCACGTCGGCAAAATAATGAGCAACAACCACAGTTGTTTATGCTTGGTTCGGGTCAGCAAATACGCCGCCGGATAAGCCACTAACAGCGAACATACTGTAATCAACAGCGCATACCAAAACGAGCTAAGCGTCATGCTCAAATAGACAGGTGTCAGAAATTGTGCATAGTTGCTGAACGTGAAATGACCGTCTACATCAAATAGCGAATAGTAAAACACAAGCACGACCGGGGCCGCCACGAACAGCACAATCCATAAATAGTAAGGCAGCAGATACGCTGCTCTCGTATTACCGGACATGCTGCTCCACCTCTTCATAGGCCTCCAGACGCCGATCAAATTCTTCCTCTGTTTCCCCGAACCTCATCACATGGATCGCTTCCGGGTCAAAATGTAAGCCGATTTCACTGCCTAGCTCCGCCTTTTTGGTAGAATGCACCAGCCACTCCTGACCGGAATCGTCATAGCAGCTAATTTCGTAGTGAACACCGCGGAACAGCTGGGTATCGACCTTCACACGCAGCTTACCTTCAGTAACACTGGTAATCTCCAAATCCTCCGGTCGAATTACAATTTCAATCGGTTCGTTCGGACGCAATCCTCCATCGACACATTCAAACTGTCGTCCGTTAAACTCCACCTGATAATCCGCGATCATTCGTCCTGGCACAATGTTGGATTCCCCGATAAAATCAGCAACAAACCGATTGATCGGTTCATCATAAATATCATTCGGCGTACCGCTCTGCTCGATCTTTCCTTTATTCATAACAAAAATTTCGTCCGACATCGCCAGCGCTTCCTCTTGATCATGCGTAACGAAAATAAAGGTGATCCCAAGACGCTGCTGCATTTCACGCAAAATGTACTGCATTTCTGTCCGCAGCTTTAAATCCAGTGCAGACAGCGGCTCATCCAGCAGCAGAACATCCGGCTCATTAACGATGGCCCGTGCAATGGCGACACGCTGGCGTTGCCCTCCGGACATCTCAGAAATTTCCCGTTCGTCGTAGCCCTCCAGATTGACAAAGGACAATGCCTGTGCAACCTTCTCCTGAATGGCCTTTTTGTTCATCTTTTTGATTCGCAGACCGAAAGCCACATTTTCAAACACGTTCAGATGTGGAAATAATGCGTAGTCCTGAAATACCGTATTAACCTGCCGTTCATTGGCTGGAACACGATTAATCAGCTTGTCATTCAAATAAATCGAGCCTTCCGTCGGCTCTGCAAAGCCCGCAATCATACGCAAAATTGTCGTTTTACCGCAGCCGGAGGGGCCCAGCAGCGTATAGAATTTGCCACGTTCAATCTCAAAGCTGACATCAGCCAGCACCGGTGGATCGTTGTCATATTGCTTGGTCACCCGTTCGAATCGGATGATGGTTTGCTCTCTCATAACACCCTCCCTCAACATTCGACTTCATTCCATTTCATTCACTACATTAAACCTATTTATTCAGACCGCAACATTTAACCTTGAGATTTCCATGTAAAATAGTCCGTCAGCACACGAATCGCCACACCAATGGCTTCCTCGGCAGGCTCCAGCTTGGCATGATGCAGACCATAAGGCGTATCGACACCAAGCCAGAACATCAGCCCGGGGATCCGCTCCAGAAAATATCCGAAGTCCTCTCCGGTCATCGCTTCCGCACATTCAATGAGCTGTACATCCTTCCGTTTACGAACCCAGCTCATAAATTCCTCTGTTACCTTGGCCTCATTGAATACTTGTAAATAATTCGAGCCATATTCAATTTCCGCCTGGCATTCGAATCCAGCTTCCATACCGCGCACCAGCGCTTCAATCCGCGATTTGACCAGTGTCATCGTGTCAGCTGATAACGTGCGAATGGTCCCCTCCAAACGGGCTGTTTCCGCGATAATATTCTGCTTCGTACCACCGCTGACCTTACCAATCGTAACTACCGCTGAATCCAGCGGGTTCACATTACGGGCCACAACCGTTTGCAGTTGTCCGACCAACTGACAGGCCGCCACCACCATATCATTCGCCTTGTGTGGATATGCCGCGTGTCCGCCCATACCCTTCAGATCGATGAAAAGCTCCGACGTATTGGCAAACAAAATACCTGGGCGAGTTGCAATCGTGCCAACCGGATACTCCGGTGCAACATGCAGCGCGACGATTTCATCTGGCAGCCAGTCTGCCAGCTCGGCGCTGTCGCGCATCGGCAATGCTCCGCCCGGTCCTTCCTCGGCAGGCTGAAACAGTACAACTAGGTCATCCTTCATCGGGTGATTTGCAAAGTGAGAAACAATCCCCAATCCAATCGTCATATGTAAATCGTGACCGCAAGCATGCATGTAGCCGGGATGGGTCGAACGGAAATCATAGCCCGTCTCTTCCACAATTGGCAAACCATCCATATCGCAGCGATATCCATAGCGGCGCGCAGGAGCCGTTCCATGAATCAACACCAGTACCCCAGTACGCCACGTACGAATTTCCAGACGCTCCTGAGGGAGCGTTGCCAAATAATTCAGCAGATATTGCTGCGTTTTAAATTCCTCAAAACCAGGCTCGGGGATTTGATGCAAATCCCTCCGTATTTGAACAAAAGAACGATAATCGACTGTGCTCATTCCGCTGCCCCGCCTCCTTTTCCTAACTTATCAGGTTTTATCCGGCAAAAGAACAAAAGGACAAAAGCCCGGCGCAGCCGCCGAGCCTTGTCCGTTGTGCTTCGTCCCTAAATTGTGCGCTGTCAATGCATCATGCCACTGACAAGGAATCGTTCACCTTTTGTGCATTTAAAAACTCTTTTTTCAGCCTTACAGAACGCGCAGGTCTTTCAAGATTTCAGTTTTCGATTTGGTCTTATCGTCGACCTGTTTGATCACGCGTGCAGGTGTACCAGCAACTACGGAGTATTCAGGTACATCTTCGGTTACGACAGCTCCGGCTGCAACGACTGCACCTTTACCAATTCGTACGCCTTCCAATACGACCGCGTTCGCGCCAATCAATACATCGTCTTCTACGATAACTGGCTGTGCAGATGGAGGCTCAATAACACCCGCAAGAACCACGCCTGCACCGATGTGGCACATGTTACCTACTTTAACGCGACCGCCCAGTACAGCATTCATATCAATCATCGTGCCTTCACCAATCGTAACGCCGATGTTAATCACTGCGCCCATCATAATGACTGCGTTGTTACCGATGCCAACCATATCACGAATATATGCGCCAGGCTCAATACGAGCATTGATACCCTTCAGGTCGAGCATAGGTACAGCAGAGTTGCGGCGGTCATTTTCCACCACATAGTCTTCTTCTTTAGCGTTTGCGCTATCCAGTACAGGCTTGATGTCGGCCCAATCGCCAAATACAACACCACTGTCTCCAGAAATAAAAGCTTGGACATTCTCGCCAAATGATGCGGAAGCCAAAGCTCCTTTTACATATACTTTAACAGGCGTCTTTTTCTTGCTGTTTTTAATCACGTTGATGACTTCTTGTGTATTCATTTCGATAGACATAGTAAATCTAACAACTCCTTCATCGCTTCATACGACTTCGCAAGCCGGAATGATCTTATTCTCTCATCCTTTATAGCACAAAAGTGCAGGTCTCGCAATTACAGATTAGATATCCATGCCACTGAAACGTCACCATCAGAAGGTGGGAATCAGCAGCATAGATGCCATGAATATAAACCAATTTGCCTATAGAGAGCGTAATCTTCGTTGTGAAAAGTTACTTGTTCGCTTGCAGACTCTCCAGCGATGTATAAATGAAGGATTCGAATCCTTCAGCGGGTTCACCTTGTGGAATGTTCACTTTCACGATGAAACCGCCTGTTTTATTTTCTACAACAATATATTGTTGTGTGATCTTCGAACCGCTCGCTTGCAGGAACAGACGGCTGCTAGTAATCGCTTGAGGTACGGCTGCTTTGTCCAACTTTTGCACCTTGCCGATGGAAGCCAGATCCTTCTCGCCTTCTTTTTGAAGCTCATCCAGATTAAAATCGGAAGGCAGCTTCGTAATTTCAGCGTAATAGTTATCATCTACAGCCAAGGCTACGCGGTTTTGATCAGGAAACAGGGACATGGGGTCAAACACATACAGTGAATATCCCTCTCCTTTTGCCAATGTAGCTGTTTGCTTTTCCTTTTTCCCTTCAAGGCTAAGCTCAAAAGCTTGAGTTTTCGAGCGTTCACCGCCTACTGCCTGACTGGAGCTGCCGTTTTGTGTGCCACCTGTTGCAGCTTCTGCTTTTTGAATTTTCGTCAAAATCAGTTGCTTGGCAGTCGCATCCCCCTCAACAGCCTGTTCGTTATATTCAAACGATACTGAATCGCCTTCCTTAAGTCCGGCTACTACCGTGTCCAGTCCTTCGCCCAGTTGGAAGGATTGGGCTTCGCCCTTGATTTCAATTTCAACTGTATGCGGATCAGCGGCTCCGTTGTATACACCTGTGCCTTGTTTGACCTCCGGCTCAGCGACCGGTTCCGGTTTCACTTGCGGCTGTTGCGTTTGCGATTGCGATTGGTCTGCCCCTTGAGGTGCGGTATTATTGGTTTGCGGTTTCGTTCCACAGGCTGACAGAGCCAGCACTGCCACTACAGTTAACAGTATGATTGAAAATGTGTTGCGTTTTTTCATGAAATCCACCTCCACTATAATAGACGAGTTTGTGCGGCAAAAGTTCTACGCAGCATCTCACTTAAAATCCTTCCGATAAAAGCCCTTCTCCTGCTCCCGTTATTTTACATTCTCAGGTGTTTGCAAAATCCTCATACCACACAGATGTCAGGTACGGTATAATGGGCTGTATTAACTAATTTTCGAGATACCGATGGAAGGAAACAGGTTCGCATTTATTTCCTCCATACGGATGGAGCTGCCACAAATGGATCAAGTACACAAACCGTCATTTTCCTTTGAACTACTGTACATCGTAGGTATTATCGCTATTTCATTCTCCTCGATCTTCGTAAGATGGTCGGAAGCCGAGGTGTCCGTCATCGCTATGTACCGTCTGTACCTAACCAACCTCGTCATGCTGCCATTAGTCTGGAAATACCGCACCGAGCTATTCAGCCTCACCCGCAAGCAATGGATGCTGATCCTCTGGTCCGGTATCGCATTAGGGCTGCACTTCTTGCTCTGGATGGGCTCACTGCGACTGACCACGGTTGCAAGCTCTACTGTTATTATGACATTGGAGCCGATCCTTGTCATGCTCGGTTCTTTTTTGTTTTTCCGGACGGGCACAAATCGAGCCATGCTCGTCGGAATGGGGCTGGCCTTTGTTGGCTCACTGGCCATCGGGGCTGGAGATTTTCACGTCTCGGGACAAGCGCTGCTCGGAGATGCTCTTTCCTTTTTAGGCATGGTAGCTGTTTCCATTCATATGCTGATGGGCAAGCATCTACGTGAGCATTTGAGCGCGTTTGTGTATAATTTTTGGGTATTCGCCATCGCCGCCACATCGCTTGCGCTGTATAATGTGGTCAATGCCATTCCTTTTACCGGATACGCTCCACGGGAATGGGGACTGTTCCTGCTGCTTGCGATTGTCCCCACACTGTTCGGACATTACCTGTTTAACTGGCTGCTCAAATACATTAACGCCACCGCGGTGTCGATGGCGGTACTCGGCGAGCCCGTTATTTCTTCCCTGCTAGCCTGGGTGCTGCTGGGAGAAAGACTATCAGCCCTGCAATTTGGTGCAGGCTTCTTCATCCTGCTGGGGGTATGGATTTTTATCCGATACGGAACGGATTTTAAAAAGCCAGTCGTCCACCAAAGCGAACTGTCCAACACAGAGCACCCCCTGAAGGCCAGTTCTTAGCTTATTTACCCCATTTTCATAATCCATACTCAATTTATAAATGTCAGGATTTTGCGAAAATCCGCATATCATTACTGAAAAAAGAAAGGCGGTATCCTCTATGAAATCCATCGTATCCAAACGCTGGCTCCTGGCTCGCTTGTATGAGCCGGACATTATCATTGCCGACTGCCGTTCCCTGCTCGGACAAGTCGGAGCTGGACGGACTCAATTTAATGAAGACCATATTCCAGGGGCCATTCATTTCGATCTGGAAGAAGACCTCACAGCCCCTCTGGGTGAGCATGGCGGTCGTCATCCATTACCTGATGCGGATACACTTGCCGCACGTCTGAGTCGTGCTGGAATCAACGCAACTTCACGCATCATTGCCTACGACGATCAAGGCGGTATGATGGCCTCCCGCTTCTGGTGGCTCCTGCGCTATCTTGGGCATGAGCAGGTATATGTGCTGGAAGAAGGCTACAGCGCTTGGAAGGAAGCGAAGTTCCCCGTTACGGCAGACCAGCCGATTCGCATTCCAAGTACATTCACGCCGAATGTACAGCCGCAAATGCTTACAAATATGCAAGAGGTGCAGCGTGTGTCCGAAGATTCGCTTCCTGAGGGCTCTTATATATTGATCGACTCGCGAGAGCGGCCACGCTATCTCGGACTGGAAGAACCCATAGATCAGGCAGCGGGGCATATCCCAGGTGCGGTGAATTTCTTTTGGAAAGAAGTATTGGACGAAAAAGGCAGCTTTAAAACTGCGGAACAGTTACAGCAGCACTTTGCCAACCTTGACCCAAATGCAGAAATTATCGTGTATTGCGGTTCCGGCGTATCCGCCTGTCCCAATGTACTGGCCTTGAATGAAGCTGGATTTAGTAAAGTGCGTTTATATCCGGGAAGCTGGAGCGACTGGATCAGTTATGAGGAAAATCCGGTGGCAACCAGGGAAGAATAAGTTTTCAATGGATATACAGGTTCTAAAGACAAATACACTGCCCTAAGCGATTACGACTTACGGCAGTATATTTGCTTTGTTCAAAAGTCAACAAAAAATCAACTTGAGCTGAGTGAGACAACTTTCTGCAGAACTCCAAAGCTGGCTTTTTTCTACGTTCTGACAATTTGTCCATGGGCGTCATCGCTGTATAATATCCAGCAAGAGTCTTCAAAACCGCTACAGGAGGTCACCTGTTACGCGATTCTGGAAGCCGTGTGTGGCGTGCAGATATATACTTTGCCGCCCAACATTTCTCTTAGCAACAGGACTTCAATGAAAATGGCAATTGGTCTGCTGACCGACTTAAGGCTGCGCCTCCGGTCGCGATGCGGTTAGTCGGTGCGGATGTGTCTGCTGATTCAACTTCCCTGACGATCACTCCTCGTGAACCGAGTAGCCGCAAGGCTCCGATGCGTTAATATGCTGTTATACAAAGCTTAACTTCTTCGAATCAGGCCATGGATCTCCCTTTCTTCTACAAACCCAGTCAAAATACATTTCTGTATCGAATGGTTCTTTAGTTATTTCAACATCATTTTTTATTATTTTCATTCCGTTCATATTCATTTCTTCTGAAAAGTAAACTAAGACTTTCTTCTGTCTTTGGCCAACCTGAAGCTAATACCCAATCAGATAAGACAGTAGGTCTTATTTCTACTAATCCAACAACAAGATCTTTATAATTTTGTAAGTTTTCCTTTTCTATTAAATCTACTCATTACAATTGTGCTGTATAGTCTACCATCAGCAAGCAACTTATCATGTTTTAATACTCCTTCAATTTCAAATCCTTGCTTTTTATATAGTTCTATTGCCTTCTCATTTGTCTCTAACACGTTCAATACCATTTTTTGTATACCAATCGAATCAGCCCATGTTATAGACTCTCTTATGAGCTACTTGATTATACATCTGACGACCAAGGGGGCGGAATCCACGCAGCGTGAAGTCTTTGTTATCAAAATTCAATGCCTTCACTGAGTCAACCACTGTATCTGGTTAAAATCAGTTGCTCCGATCATCAAACGATTTACCATATCGAACGAGTACATGCCACATGTATTTTAATTCTTGAAGCACTTCTTCATAGTTCCCCCGCTCAGACCAAAGATCAGGATTGCGTTTCAAATCGTTGACAGCATTCCCGATCACACTTGCGTCGATGTTACCATTCCTTGCAATTCGCTCGGCTAATGAGGCCATGGTTGGACCCCTAAAATCAGATGGCACTTCCTCTGAACGCATTGTAAACCCCATATGCCAAAATAGTTTAATGGAATATTTGATGCTGATTTTCTCTAAGTAATTCCCTATATCTGTTCCTTTGAACGATGGATCAGCAACTAAAATTTCCACATCATCTTCAAGAAGTATATCTCTATGAACTTGAGTTTCGATAAAATGGTTAAGATTCCGATGTGGGGGCAGTTTTGACGGATCCTTTAACGGATGCTCCAGATTATACAATAGCTGCTTTATCAATTTTCTAGTTGTAAGATCTTTTTCTCCAATAGCATAATCCCGAAAGAAAGCATCCGTAAAAAGCGCAGATAAAATATCGTCTAATTCCTCATATGTACCCTTTTCCTTCGGATTATCTTGAGAGCCACCGTAAGTGAATGTACAGCGGCGTGAAGCATTCGGTTTTAAAAGAAAATAACAAGATCCGAATCGTGGAGACGGCCATCCGGATGCAATAGCAAATCAAGAGCCCCATACTTTGGCCGTTCACAGTTGGTTACACCCTCCAACTGATAAGCTCCGCCAAATAGTTTTTTCTCCCAAAGATCCCGTGCACCACCTAGGTAAGCCGATACGCTACCATTGGATATGAGAGTCTCGAACTGACTTTTATAGATCCCTTGCTCAAATAATGATTGAGCCACACTTTTCATATCTACAACCGGACGATCAGGATGAAAATGCAATGCCACCCTTGCATAGGATCTAAGCTTATGAACTGCTTCTTCAAAGGTATTCCAAGGAATATTTGATAACTGAAAAATTTCTTTGAGTGATGCTTGAGCTCCTTTTTTTTTGGATCTTGCGCAATTATTTATGTATTCAATTGCTGCATTTTGAGATCTTGTAAATTGTCTGTTGTTCGACACAAGAAACACCAACCTTTTCTAAAATTGAGATCCCAATCTACTCCATCATAGTATTGTTTTAATATAGTTTTTGAATAGACTTTGAATTGCATTGATTTCCGATAACGCTTCTGTATTCATGAACCCCGAAGGGGTTGTCTGCTGAAATTCTTCTTCGAAATCCTTCCCGCAGACCAAAGGCTCGTTAAGAGCCGCAGCTTGAATGTTATGTTATCAGATGTCCGTGCCTTCCTTGATTTACTCAACGTCAATTTTTGTTTAACTCCTTTGTCAGTATTATTTCCAGAGGTTCGTTCTCAAGCATTAAACATCCAGCATCTCTATATCCAAGCTTCCTATAAAAATGTTGAGCTCCTTCATTTGACTGTGTTGAGGTCATGACCATTTCAAATCCTTTTTGTTTCATCAATTCTTCCCAATAGTGGACAACTTTTTTACCAATACCTGTTCCTCTATACTCCTCATCTATCCATATCATATTCATAAATGGTGTGTTGTCCCAAAAAAATCCGTATCTCATCCAACCTATTTCTTGATTGGATTCTCTGATTATTAGAACTTCATTTTCTTTTATTTTTGGTCTTATCAGTGTCTTATGTATGTGCTTGTCTCTTAACGAGATATACTCATAATCTGATTCAATTGCAAAATCAATCTTCACTGTAAATCCTCCCTTTCACTCTTTTCATTGAATATCTTCTTGGTAACACTTAGCACTGATGTCTCATAACGTTTGTACATTCACGAATCCTTACCAACTTAAGGCCGTCAGGCTGGGCACCATGCGCTTAGTTAGTGCAGCTGCTTGAATAATATGTTATACGATAATTGTGCCATCTCTGATTAAGCTACAACAACAAGTTTATAAAGTCTTTTTAAAAATGTATAAGTCACCTTCTTCTCTAACCTTAGTAAACCCACACTTTGAATAGAAGTGATGATTCTTGACACTCCAGCTAGGAGTATCCAGCCACCATTCAGTGCTGTCTGGAAATTTACCTTCAATTTTCTCCATCACCTTCGTTCCGAATCCTTGATTTTTAAGATTGGGATCAATAAAGATTCTTCCTAGATTATGCACTTGATTACATTCTACAAATATCATAGCTCCCCCGATTATTTCTCCATTAAAGAGTACCTTGAAATATTCGCAATTTTGCATCATCTCTTCTTGCCAACTTATGGAGTCATATCCTATTGGCCCAACGGTTTCATTATTATTAAAATGCTTTGACTCATCCTCAAAACTGGCCTTTTGTATTTCAGCAAGTTTTTGTGCATCATTTTTTCTAGCTTTTTCTAATGTCAGCACCAAACATACCTCCATTGTCTTTTTATATTTTCCTTGCACAGGTTTCGTCTAACCTTCTTGTATTCATGAACCCCAAAGGGGTTGTCTGCTGAAATGCCTCTTCAGAAATCCAACTCGCAGACCTAGG
Proteins encoded:
- a CDS encoding sulfurtransferase, encoding MKSIVSKRWLLARLYEPDIIIADCRSLLGQVGAGRTQFNEDHIPGAIHFDLEEDLTAPLGEHGGRHPLPDADTLAARLSRAGINATSRIIAYDDQGGMMASRFWWLLRYLGHEQVYVLEEGYSAWKEAKFPVTADQPIRIPSTFTPNVQPQMLTNMQEVQRVSEDSLPEGSYILIDSRERPRYLGLEEPIDQAAGHIPGAVNFFWKEVLDEKGSFKTAEQLQQHFANLDPNAEIIVYCGSGVSACPNVLALNEAGFSKVRLYPGSWSDWISYEENPVATREE
- a CDS encoding GNAT family N-acetyltransferase, encoding MLTLEKARKNDAQKLAEIQKASFEDESKHFNNNETVGPIGYDSISWQEEMMQNCEYFKVLFNGEIIGGAMIFVECNQVHNLGRIFIDPNLKNQGFGTKVMEKIEGKFPDSTEWWLDTPSWSVKNHHFYSKCGFTKVREEGDLYIFKKTL
- a CDS encoding GNAT family N-acetyltransferase; the protein is MKIDFAIESDYEYISLRDKHIHKTLIRPKIKENEVLIIRESNQEIGWMRYGFFWDNTPFMNMIWIDEEYRGTGIGKKVVHYWEELMKQKGFEMVMTSTQSNEGAQHFYRKLGYRDAGCLMLENEPLEIILTKELNKN